Within Xanthomonas theicola, the genomic segment CGACACCCTCGCCGACCTCGGCGCGCGCTTCATCGTCACCCCCAACACGCGTCCGCCGGTGATCCGCCACGCGGTCGCGCGCGGCCTGCAGGTGGCGGCCGGCTTCGCCACCGCCACCGAGGCCTTCGACGCGCTCGACGCCGGCGCGCAGATGCTCAAGCTGTTCCCCGCCGCCACCTACGGCCCCGGCCACCTGCGCGCGCTGCGCGCGGTGCTGCCGGCGACCACGCCGCTGTTCGTGGTCGGCGGCGTCAGTACTGACACCCTGCGCGACTACCTGGCCGCCGGCGCGATCGGCGCCGGCATCGGCGGCGAACTGTACCGGCCCGGCCAGGCGCTCGCGCAGACCCAGGCACAGGCCGCCGCCTTCCGCCAAGCCTACTTGGACCACGCATGAAGATCGTTCGCCTCACCACCTACCACGCCGCGCCGCGCTGGCTGTTCCTGAAGGTCGAAACCGACGAGGGCATCACCGGCTGGGGCGAACCGGTCATCGAAGGCCGCGCGCGCAGCGTCGACGCCGCGGTGCACGAGCTGGGCGGCCATCTGATCGGCAAGGACCCGTCGCGGATCAACGACATCTGGCAGCTGCTGTACCGCAGCGGCTTCTACCGCGGCGGGCCGATCCTGATGAGCGCCATCGCCGGCATCGATCAGGCGCTGTGGGACATCAAGGGCAAGGCGCTGGGCGTGCCGGTGTACGAACTGCTCGGCGGGCTGGTGCGCGAACGCATGAAGACCTACCGCTGGGTCGGCGGCGACCGCCCTGCCGACATCATCGCGCAGGTGCGGGGCTACCGCGAACTCGGCTTCGACACCTTCAAGTTCAACGGTACCGAGGAGATGAAGCTGGTCGACGGGCCGCGCGCGGTGGACGCGGCGGTGGCCAAGGTCGCGCAGATCCGCGAGGCGTTCGGCACCAGCATCGACTTCGGCATCGATTTCCACGGCCGCGTCGCCGCGCCGATGGCGCGCGTGCTGCTGCGCGAGCTGGAGCCGTTCAAGCCGTTGTTCGTCGAGGAACCGGTGCTGCCGGAACTGGCCGAATACTATCCACGCCTGGCCGCCTCCACGCCGATCCCGCTGGCCGCCGGCGAGCGCATGTTCTCGCGCTTTGACTTCAAGCCGGTGCTGCAGGCCGGCGGCCTGTCGCTGCTGCAGCCGGACCTGTCGCACGCCGGCGGCATCACCGAGTGCCTGAAGATCGCCAGCATGGCCGACGCCTACGACGTCGGCCTGGCACCGCACTGCCCGCTCGGCCCGGTCGCGCTGGCGGCCTGCCTGCAGGTGGATTTCGTCTCGCACAACGCGGTGCTGCAGGAACAGAGCATCGGCATCCACTACAACGAAGGCGCCGACCTGCTCGACTACGTGCTGAACAAGGAAGACTTCGCCTGCGACGATGGCGGCAGCATCGCCGCGCTGCCCAGGCCCGGCCTCGGCGTGGAGATCGACGAGGAGCGCCTGCGCCGTGCCAACGAGAACCCGCCCGACTGGCACAATCCGGTCTGGCGCCATGCCGACGGCAGCATCGCCGAATGGTGAGCCCATGACCGCTGCACAGCCACCCGCCCACACCGCCACGCTGGCGGTGGACAGCCGCTGCAGCCACGGCGAAGGCCTGGTGTGGTGCGAACGCCGCCAAGTGCTGTTCTGGGTCGACATCAGTGCGCGCCGGCTGTGGCGCCACGACCCGGCCAGCGGCGCCAGCCGCCACTGGAGCCTGCCCGACCGCCCCGGCTGCGTGGGCCTGTTCGACGACGGCCGCCTGCTGCTGGCCCTGGCCAAGGGCGTGTACGCGGCCGATCCAGACGCCGGCGCCGCCGACGCGCGCGACCTGGCGCTGCACAAGCTGGCCGACCTCGAGCCCGAGCGCGACGACACTCGCAGCAACGATGGCCGCAGCGACCGCCACGGCAACTTCGTGTTCGGCACCATGAGCGAGCGCGACGACCGGGCGCCGGTCGGCAGCTTCTACCAGTGGTCCGCACGCCACGGCCTGCGCCGCCTGCCGCTGCCCGGCGTGGCGATCCCCAATGCGATCTGCTTCAGCGCCGACGGCCGCACCATGTACTACTGCGACTCGGTGCGCCCGCGCATCCTGTGCTGCGACTACGACGCCGCCAGCGCGCACACTGGCAACAGCCGCGTGTTCGTGGAACTGGACCACCCCGACGCCGAGCCCGACGGCGCCATCGTCGACGCCGAAGGCCACCTGTGGAACGCGCAATGGCGCGCCTGGCGAGTGGTGCGCTACCGGCCCGACGGCAGCGTCGAGCGCAGCGTCGCGCTGCCGGTCAAGCATCCCACCTGCCCCGCGCTGGGCGGCACCGACGGCAGCACGCTGTACCTGAGCACGTCGCGGCAGGACCACACCGACGCCGAACTCGCGCGCACCCCGCAGGCCGGCGGCCTGTTCGTCGCTGCGGTCGGCATCGCCGGCCTGCCCGAAGGGCGCATCGCCAGCGCATGATCGCCGTCGACTGGGGGACCAGCAGCCTGCGCGGCTACCGGCTCACTGCCGATGGCCGCGTGCTCGAGCAACGCCGCAGCGACCAGGGCATCGGCGCCTGCCAGGGCCGTTTCGCCGCGACCCTGGCGGCGCTGGTCGAGGGCTGGCCTGGCGATGTGGTGCTGTGCGGCATGATCGGCAGCCGCAACGGCTGGATCGAACTGGCGTACGCGCCGTGCCCGGCCGATGCCGGGGCGCTCGCCGCGGCCATGCAGCCGCTGCAGGACCCGGCGCTGCCCGGCCGCACGCTGTGGTTCGTGCCCGGCGTGGCCAGTAGCGCCGAGGCGGTGCCGGACGTGATGCGCGGCGAGGAGACCCAGCTGATCGGCCTGCTCGACACCTTGTCGCAGGAGCCGCACGGCGCAGGCCGGCACAGCGTCTGCCTGCCCGGCACCCACAGCAAATGGGTCGCGCTGGAGCACGGCCGCATCGCCGCCCTGGCGACGATGCTGACCGGCGAGTTGTACGCGTTGCTGCGCCGGCACAGCCTGCTGGCGCGGCTGATGGTCGCCGGCGACGCGGATTTCGATGCCGCCGGCTTCGATGCCGGGGT encodes:
- a CDS encoding 2-dehydro-3-deoxy-6-phosphogalactonate aldolase, producing the protein MSAASPFQFPLIAILRGLTPEHALAHVGALADAGYDAIEIPLNSPRWAESIGAAAQAFGQRCWIGGGTVLKIAEVDTLADLGARFIVTPNTRPPVIRHAVARGLQVAAGFATATEAFDALDAGAQMLKLFPAATYGPGHLRALRAVLPATTPLFVVGGVSTDTLRDYLAAGAIGAGIGGELYRPGQALAQTQAQAAAFRQAYLDHA
- the dgoD gene encoding galactonate dehydratase, which produces MKIVRLTTYHAAPRWLFLKVETDEGITGWGEPVIEGRARSVDAAVHELGGHLIGKDPSRINDIWQLLYRSGFYRGGPILMSAIAGIDQALWDIKGKALGVPVYELLGGLVRERMKTYRWVGGDRPADIIAQVRGYRELGFDTFKFNGTEEMKLVDGPRAVDAAVAKVAQIREAFGTSIDFGIDFHGRVAAPMARVLLRELEPFKPLFVEEPVLPELAEYYPRLAASTPIPLAAGERMFSRFDFKPVLQAGGLSLLQPDLSHAGGITECLKIASMADAYDVGLAPHCPLGPVALAACLQVDFVSHNAVLQEQSIGIHYNEGADLLDYVLNKEDFACDDGGSIAALPRPGLGVEIDEERLRRANENPPDWHNPVWRHADGSIAEW
- a CDS encoding SMP-30/gluconolactonase/LRE family protein; translation: MTAAQPPAHTATLAVDSRCSHGEGLVWCERRQVLFWVDISARRLWRHDPASGASRHWSLPDRPGCVGLFDDGRLLLALAKGVYAADPDAGAADARDLALHKLADLEPERDDTRSNDGRSDRHGNFVFGTMSERDDRAPVGSFYQWSARHGLRRLPLPGVAIPNAICFSADGRTMYYCDSVRPRILCCDYDAASAHTGNSRVFVELDHPDAEPDGAIVDAEGHLWNAQWRAWRVVRYRPDGSVERSVALPVKHPTCPALGGTDGSTLYLSTSRQDHTDAELARTPQAGGLFVAAVGIAGLPEGRIASA
- a CDS encoding 2-dehydro-3-deoxygalactonokinase, producing the protein MIAVDWGTSSLRGYRLTADGRVLEQRRSDQGIGACQGRFAATLAALVEGWPGDVVLCGMIGSRNGWIELAYAPCPADAGALAAAMQPLQDPALPGRTLWFVPGVASSAEAVPDVMRGEETQLIGLLDTLSQEPHGAGRHSVCLPGTHSKWVALEHGRIAALATMLTGELYALLRRHSLLARLMVAGDADFDAAGFDAGVQRSGDPGGLLHHLFGVRSLGLFERLSAAAAPSYLSGLLIGHELRARLPLSPTVHLVGGSGLLNRYAHALRTLGSAVRTHPEDLAAHGLYRLAQRHGGIGD